A window from Callithrix jacchus isolate 240 chromosome 17, calJac240_pri, whole genome shotgun sequence encodes these proteins:
- the HHATL gene encoding protein-cysteine N-palmitoyltransferase HHAT-like protein isoform X1 produces the protein MRIKTALPAAELGLYSLVLSGALAYAGRGLLEASQDGAHRKAFRESIRPGWEYIGRKMDVADFEWVMWFTSFRNIIVFALSGHVLFAKLCTMVAPQLRSWMYAVYGALAVMGTMGPWYLLLLLGHCLGLYVASLSGQPWLCLGLGLASLASFKMDPLISWQSGFVTGTFDLQEVLFHGGSGFTVLRCTSFALESCAHPDRRYSLADLLKYNFYLPFFFFGPIMTFDRFHAQVSQAEPVRREGELWHIRAQAGLSVAAVMAVDIFFHFFYILTIPSDLKFANRLPDSALAGLAYSNLVYDWVKAAILFGVVNTVACLDHLDPPQPPKCITALYVFAETHFDRGINDWLCKYVYDHVGGEHSAVIPELAATVATFAITTLWLGPCDIVYLWSFLNCFGLNFELWVQKLAEWGPLARIEASLSVQMSRRVRALFGALNFWAIIMYNLVSLNSLEFTELVARRLLLTGFPQTTLAVLFVTYCGVQLVKERERTLALEEEQRQDKEKLE, from the exons ATGCGCATCAAGACAGCATTGCCGGCGGCTGAGCTGGGCCTGTACTCTCTGGTGCTGAGTGGGGCCCTGGCCTATGCTGGCCGTGGCCTCCTTGAGGCCTCACAAG ATGGGGCCCACAGGAAGGCATTTCGGGAGTCTATACGACCTGGCTGGGAATACATTGGCCGGAAGATG GATGTGGCCGACTTCGAGTGGGTGATGTGGTTCACATCCTTCCGAAACATCATCGTCTTCGCCCTCTCCGGACACGTGCTGTTTGCTAAACTCTGCACCATGGTTGCCCCCCAG CTCCGCTCCTGGATGTACGCCGTGTACGGGGCCCTGGCCGTGATGGGCACAATGGGGCCTTGgtacctgctgctgctgcttggtCACTGCTTGGGCCTGTATGTGGCCTCGCTCTCGGGCCAGCCCTGGCTCTGTCTTGGCCTTGgcctggccagcctggcctcCTTCAAGATGGACCCTCTCATCTCCTGGCAG AGCGGGTTTGTAACAGGCACTTTTGATCTTCAAGAGGTGCTGTTCCATGGGGGCAGCGGCTTCACAGTGCTGCGCTGCACCAGCTTTGCGCTGGAGAGCTGTGCCCACCCTGACCGCCGCTACTCCCTCGCTGACCTGCTCAAGTACAACTTCTAtctgcctttcttcttcttcgGCCCTATCATGACCTTCGATCGCTTCCACGCCCAG GTAAGCCAGGCGGAGCCGGTGAGACGCGAGGGTGAGCTGTGGCACATCCGAGCACAGGCGGGCCTCAGCGTGGCAGCCGTCATGGCTGTGGACATCTTTTTTCACTTCTTCTACATCCTCACCATCCCCAGTGACCTCAAGTTTGCCAACCGCCTCCCAGACAGTGCCCTTG CTGGCCTCGCCTACTCGAACCTGGTGTATGACTGGGTGAAGGCGGCCATCCTCTTTGGCGTTGTCAACACTGTGGCATGCCTCGACCACCTggacccaccccagcctcccaagtgcatCACCGCCCTCTATGTCTTCGCAGAAAC GCACTTTGACCGTGGCATCAACGACTGGCTTTGCAA ATACGTGTATGACCACGTCGGTGGGGAGCATTCCGCCGTGATCCCGGAGCTGGCAGCCACAGTGGCCACGTTCGCCATCACCACTCTGTGGCTTGGGCCTTGTGACATTGTCTACCTGTGGTCATTCCTTAACTGCTTTGGTCTCAACTTCGAGCTCTGGGTGCAAAAACTGGCGGAGTGGGGGCCCCTAGCGCGAATCGAG GCCTCTCTGTCAGTGCAGATGTCCCGCAGGGTCCGGGCCCTCTTTggagccttgaacttctgggccaTTATCATGTACAACCTTGTGAGCCTGAACAGCCTCGAGTTCACAGAGCTGGTTGCCCGGCGCCTGCTACTCACAG GGTTCCCCCAGACCACGCTGGCCGTCCTGTTTGTCACCTACTGTGGTGTTCAGCTGGTGAAGGAGCGTGAGCGAACCCTGGCActggaggaggagcagaggcagGACAAGGAGAAGCTGGAGTAG
- the KLHL40 gene encoding kelch-like protein 40 isoform X1, with product MPGTLLPQELGSSCAPTGNPLTQLNVILLAPTMALGLEQAEEQRLYQQTLLQDGLKDMLDHGKFLDCVVRAGEREFPCHRLVLAACSPYFRARFLAAPESAGELQLEEVSADVVAQVLHYLYTSEIALDEASVQDLFAAAHRFQIPSIFTICVSFLQKRLCLSNCLAVFRLGLLLDCARLAVAARDFICAHFTLVARDADFLGLSADELIAIISSDGLNVEKEEAVFEAVMRWAGSGEAEAQAERQRALPTVFESVRCRLLPRAFLESRVERHPLVRAQPELLRKVQMVKDAHEGRLTTLRKKKKGRDAAKEAEKGAGEAKAEDEEEAERILPGILNDTLRFGMFLQDLIFMVSEEGAVAYDPAANECYCASLSSQVPKNHVSLVTKENQVFVAGGLFYNEDNKEDPMSAYFLQFDHLDSEWLGMPPLPSPRCLFGLGEALNSIYVVGGREIKDGERCLDSVMCYDRLSFKWGESDPLPYAVYGHAVLSHMDLVYVIGGKGSDRKCLNKMCVYDPKKFEWKELAPMHTARSLFGATVHDGRIVVAAGVTDTGLTSSAEVYSITDNKWAPFEAFPQERSSLSLVSLVGTLYAIGGFATLETESGELVPTELNDIWRYNEEEKKWEGVLREIAYAAGATFLPVRLNVLRLTKM from the exons ATGCCAGGCACTCTCTTGCCTCAGGAACTTGGCTCCAGCTGCGCCCCCACCGGGAATCCTCTGACTCAACTCAATGTGATCCTCTTG GCCCCCACCATGGCGCTGGGCTTGGAGCAGGCGGAGGAGCAGCGGCTGTACCAGCAGACGCTCCTGCAGGACGGGCTCAAGGACATGCTGGACCATGGCAAGTTCCTGGACTGCGTGGTGCGCGCGGGAGAGCGCGAGTTCCCGTGCCACCGCCTGGTGCTGGCCGCCTGCAGCCCCTACTTCCGCGCGCGCTTCCTGGCCGCGCCCGAGAGCGCGGGCGAACTGCAGCTGGAGGAGGTGTCGGCGGACGTGGTGGCGCAGGTGCTGCACTACCTGTACACGTCGGAGATCGCGCTGGACGAGGCCAGCGTGCAGGACCTGTTCGCCGCGGCGCACCGCTTCCAGATCCCGTCCATCTTCACCATCTGCGTGTCCTTCCTGCAGAAGCGCCTGTGCCTCTCCAACTGCCTGGCCGTGTTCCGCCTGGGGCTCCTGCTGGACTGCGCGCGCCTGGCCGTGGCCGCCCGCGACTTCATCTGCGCGCACTTCACGCTGGTGGCACGCGACGCCGACTTCCTGGGACTCTCGGCCGACGAGCTCATCGCCATCATCTCCAGCGACGGCCTGAACgtggagaaggaggaggcggTGTTCGAGGCGGTCATGCGCTGGGCGGGCAGCGGCGAGGCCGAGGCGCAGGCAGAGCGCCAGCGTGCTCTGCCCACCGTCTTCGAGAGCGTGCGCTGCCGCCTGCTGCCGCGCGCCTTCCTGGAGAGCCGCGTGGAGCGCCACCCTCTCGTGCGCGCCCAGCCCGAGCTGCTGCGCAAGGTGCAGATGGTGAAAGACGCGCACGAGGGCCGCCTCACCACGCTGCgcaagaagaagaaggggagggaCGCTGCCAAGGAGGCCGAGAAGGGCGCGGGCGAAGCCAAAgcggaggacgaggaggaggctGAGCGCATCCTACCCGGGATCCTCAACGACACCCTGCGTTTCGGCATGTTCCTGCAGGACCTCATCTTCATGGTCAGCGAGGAGGGCGCGGTGGCCTACGACCCCGCAGCCAATGAGTGCTACTGCGCCTCCCTCTCCAGCCAGGTCCCCAAGAACCACGTCAGCCTGGTTACCAAGGAGAACCAGGTCTTCGTGGCTGGAGGCCTCTTCTACAACGAAGACAACAAAGAGGACCCCATGAGCGCATACTTCCTTCAG TTTGACCACCTGGACTCAGAGTGGCTGGGGATGCCACCGCTGCCCTCGCCCCGCTGCCTCTTTGGCCTGGGAGAGGCTCTCAACTCCATCTACGTGGTCGGTGGCAGAGAGATCAAGGACGGTGAGCGCTGCCTGGACTCCGTCATGTGCTACGACCGGCT GTCATTCAAATGGGGCGAGTCGGACCCGCTGCCCTACGCAGTGTACGGCCACGCGGTGCTGTCTCACATGGACCTTGTCTACGTCATTGGTGGCAAAGGCAGCGACAG GAAGTGCCTGAACAAGATGTGTGTCTATGACCCCAAGAAGTTCGAGTGGAAGGAGCTGGCACCCATGCACACCGCCCGCTCACTCTTCGGGGCCACTGTCCACGACGGCCGCATTGTTGTGGCAGCTGGGGTCACCGACACAGGGCTGACCAGTTCCGCTGAGGTGTACAGCATCACAGACAACAA GTGGGCACCCTTCGAGGCCTTCCCACAGGAACGTAGCTCCCTCAGCCTGGTCAGCCTGGTGGGCACGCTCTATGCCATCGGTGGCTTTGCCACACTGGAGACTGAGTCCGGAGAGCTTGTTCCCACAGAGCTCAATGACATCTGGAG GTATAATGAGGAGGAGAAGAAGTGGGAGGGTGTCCTGCGGGAGATCGCCTATGCGGCAGGTGCCACCTTCCTGCCAGTGCGGCTTAACGTGCTTCGCCTGACCAAGATGTGA
- the KLHL40 gene encoding kelch-like protein 40 isoform X2, translated as MPGTLLPQELGSSCAPTGNPLTQLNVILLAPTMALGLEQAEEQRLYQQTLLQDGLKDMLDHGKFLDCVVRAGEREFPCHRLVLAACSPYFRARFLAAPESAGELQLEEVSADVVAQVLHYLYTSEIALDEASVQDLFAAAHRFQIPSIFTICVSFLQKRLCLSNCLAVFRLGLLLDCARLAVAARDFICAHFTLVARDADFLGLSADELIAIISSDGLNVEKEEAVFEAVMRWAGSGEAEAQAERQRALPTVFESVRCRLLPRAFLESRVERHPLVRAQPELLRKVQMVKDAHEGRLTTLRKKKKGRDAAKEAEKGAGEAKAEDEEEAERILPGILNDTLRFGMFLQDLIFMVSEEGAVAYDPAANECYCASLSSQVPKNHVSLVTKENQVFVAGGLFYNEDNKEDPMSAYFLQFDHLDSEWLGMPPLPSPRCLFGLGEALNSIYVVGGREIKDGERCLDSVMCYDRLSFKWGESDPLPYAVYGHAVLSHMDLVYVIGGKGSDRKCLNKMCVYDPKKFEWKELAPMHTARSLFGATVHDGRIVVAAGVTDTGLTSSAEVYSITDNKWAPFEAFPQERSSLSLVSLVGTLYAIGGFATLETESGELVPTELNDIWRV; from the exons ATGCCAGGCACTCTCTTGCCTCAGGAACTTGGCTCCAGCTGCGCCCCCACCGGGAATCCTCTGACTCAACTCAATGTGATCCTCTTG GCCCCCACCATGGCGCTGGGCTTGGAGCAGGCGGAGGAGCAGCGGCTGTACCAGCAGACGCTCCTGCAGGACGGGCTCAAGGACATGCTGGACCATGGCAAGTTCCTGGACTGCGTGGTGCGCGCGGGAGAGCGCGAGTTCCCGTGCCACCGCCTGGTGCTGGCCGCCTGCAGCCCCTACTTCCGCGCGCGCTTCCTGGCCGCGCCCGAGAGCGCGGGCGAACTGCAGCTGGAGGAGGTGTCGGCGGACGTGGTGGCGCAGGTGCTGCACTACCTGTACACGTCGGAGATCGCGCTGGACGAGGCCAGCGTGCAGGACCTGTTCGCCGCGGCGCACCGCTTCCAGATCCCGTCCATCTTCACCATCTGCGTGTCCTTCCTGCAGAAGCGCCTGTGCCTCTCCAACTGCCTGGCCGTGTTCCGCCTGGGGCTCCTGCTGGACTGCGCGCGCCTGGCCGTGGCCGCCCGCGACTTCATCTGCGCGCACTTCACGCTGGTGGCACGCGACGCCGACTTCCTGGGACTCTCGGCCGACGAGCTCATCGCCATCATCTCCAGCGACGGCCTGAACgtggagaaggaggaggcggTGTTCGAGGCGGTCATGCGCTGGGCGGGCAGCGGCGAGGCCGAGGCGCAGGCAGAGCGCCAGCGTGCTCTGCCCACCGTCTTCGAGAGCGTGCGCTGCCGCCTGCTGCCGCGCGCCTTCCTGGAGAGCCGCGTGGAGCGCCACCCTCTCGTGCGCGCCCAGCCCGAGCTGCTGCGCAAGGTGCAGATGGTGAAAGACGCGCACGAGGGCCGCCTCACCACGCTGCgcaagaagaagaaggggagggaCGCTGCCAAGGAGGCCGAGAAGGGCGCGGGCGAAGCCAAAgcggaggacgaggaggaggctGAGCGCATCCTACCCGGGATCCTCAACGACACCCTGCGTTTCGGCATGTTCCTGCAGGACCTCATCTTCATGGTCAGCGAGGAGGGCGCGGTGGCCTACGACCCCGCAGCCAATGAGTGCTACTGCGCCTCCCTCTCCAGCCAGGTCCCCAAGAACCACGTCAGCCTGGTTACCAAGGAGAACCAGGTCTTCGTGGCTGGAGGCCTCTTCTACAACGAAGACAACAAAGAGGACCCCATGAGCGCATACTTCCTTCAG TTTGACCACCTGGACTCAGAGTGGCTGGGGATGCCACCGCTGCCCTCGCCCCGCTGCCTCTTTGGCCTGGGAGAGGCTCTCAACTCCATCTACGTGGTCGGTGGCAGAGAGATCAAGGACGGTGAGCGCTGCCTGGACTCCGTCATGTGCTACGACCGGCT GTCATTCAAATGGGGCGAGTCGGACCCGCTGCCCTACGCAGTGTACGGCCACGCGGTGCTGTCTCACATGGACCTTGTCTACGTCATTGGTGGCAAAGGCAGCGACAG GAAGTGCCTGAACAAGATGTGTGTCTATGACCCCAAGAAGTTCGAGTGGAAGGAGCTGGCACCCATGCACACCGCCCGCTCACTCTTCGGGGCCACTGTCCACGACGGCCGCATTGTTGTGGCAGCTGGGGTCACCGACACAGGGCTGACCAGTTCCGCTGAGGTGTACAGCATCACAGACAACAA GTGGGCACCCTTCGAGGCCTTCCCACAGGAACGTAGCTCCCTCAGCCTGGTCAGCCTGGTGGGCACGCTCTATGCCATCGGTGGCTTTGCCACACTGGAGACTGAGTCCGGAGAGCTTGTTCCCACAGAGCTCAATGACATCTGGAG GGTGTGA
- the HHATL gene encoding protein-cysteine N-palmitoyltransferase HHAT-like protein isoform X2 has product MRIKTALPAAELGLYSLVLSGALAYAGRGLLEASQDGAHRKAFRESIRPGWEYIGRKMDVADFEWVMWFTSFRNIIVFALSGHVLFAKLCTMVAPQLRSWMYAVYGALAVMGTMGPWYLLLLLGHCLGLYVASLSGQPWLCLGLGLASLASFKMDPLISWQSGFVTGTFDLQEVLFHGGSGFTVLRCTSFALESCAHPDRRYSLADLLKYNFYLPFFFFGPIMTFDRFHAQVSQAEPVRREGELWHIRAQAGLSVAAVMAVDIFFHFFYILTIPSDLKFANRLPDSALAGLAYSNLVYDWVKAAILFGVVNTVACLDHLDPPQPPKCITALYVFAETHFDRGINDWLCKYVYDHVGGEHSAVIPELAATVATFAITTLWLGPCDIVYLWSFLNCFGLNFELWVQKLAEWGPLARIEGSPRPRWPSCLSPTVVFSW; this is encoded by the exons ATGCGCATCAAGACAGCATTGCCGGCGGCTGAGCTGGGCCTGTACTCTCTGGTGCTGAGTGGGGCCCTGGCCTATGCTGGCCGTGGCCTCCTTGAGGCCTCACAAG ATGGGGCCCACAGGAAGGCATTTCGGGAGTCTATACGACCTGGCTGGGAATACATTGGCCGGAAGATG GATGTGGCCGACTTCGAGTGGGTGATGTGGTTCACATCCTTCCGAAACATCATCGTCTTCGCCCTCTCCGGACACGTGCTGTTTGCTAAACTCTGCACCATGGTTGCCCCCCAG CTCCGCTCCTGGATGTACGCCGTGTACGGGGCCCTGGCCGTGATGGGCACAATGGGGCCTTGgtacctgctgctgctgcttggtCACTGCTTGGGCCTGTATGTGGCCTCGCTCTCGGGCCAGCCCTGGCTCTGTCTTGGCCTTGgcctggccagcctggcctcCTTCAAGATGGACCCTCTCATCTCCTGGCAG AGCGGGTTTGTAACAGGCACTTTTGATCTTCAAGAGGTGCTGTTCCATGGGGGCAGCGGCTTCACAGTGCTGCGCTGCACCAGCTTTGCGCTGGAGAGCTGTGCCCACCCTGACCGCCGCTACTCCCTCGCTGACCTGCTCAAGTACAACTTCTAtctgcctttcttcttcttcgGCCCTATCATGACCTTCGATCGCTTCCACGCCCAG GTAAGCCAGGCGGAGCCGGTGAGACGCGAGGGTGAGCTGTGGCACATCCGAGCACAGGCGGGCCTCAGCGTGGCAGCCGTCATGGCTGTGGACATCTTTTTTCACTTCTTCTACATCCTCACCATCCCCAGTGACCTCAAGTTTGCCAACCGCCTCCCAGACAGTGCCCTTG CTGGCCTCGCCTACTCGAACCTGGTGTATGACTGGGTGAAGGCGGCCATCCTCTTTGGCGTTGTCAACACTGTGGCATGCCTCGACCACCTggacccaccccagcctcccaagtgcatCACCGCCCTCTATGTCTTCGCAGAAAC GCACTTTGACCGTGGCATCAACGACTGGCTTTGCAA ATACGTGTATGACCACGTCGGTGGGGAGCATTCCGCCGTGATCCCGGAGCTGGCAGCCACAGTGGCCACGTTCGCCATCACCACTCTGTGGCTTGGGCCTTGTGACATTGTCTACCTGTGGTCATTCCTTAACTGCTTTGGTCTCAACTTCGAGCTCTGGGTGCAAAAACTGGCGGAGTGGGGGCCCCTAGCGCGAATCGAG GGTTCCCCCAGACCACGCTGGCCGTCCTGTTTGTCACCTACTGTGGTGTTCAGCTGGTGA